GGAGTTGGACAGCAGCACTCTAAATTTGGACCTGTCATTCCGTCGTTGTGACAAACTTGGTTCGACTTTTCGATAGTAgagttttatgaaaaaaaaaatgaccttaACGAGGGAAACGAAATCCGGCGGAAGTTCGAGTCATCAATGATTTGAGAAACCGACGTTGAAATTAAAGTTAATGCATGGTGGAAAATCGATATTGGTTCGAGTAAGCGTAAGGTTTCAGTCATTGGGAGCTGACTCAGTTAGTTTTGACGAACAGGAAGTTAATATTTTCTATGCTCTGAACATGTGCAATTAATGTGAAGCTTGAACAGGCCTAGGGTCGTCAAAAGATTATTCCTTGTGGTTGAGCGAGTTCCTTCAAGAGAACTTCACCGCTTTCGATCTagagaaaaaacttttctccCTCTTTCATGGCCgtgtcaagaaaaatttttttaaagccgACCCATACGGATGAATGTTTAATAGGAATGGTGTTAAGGCATCTTAGAACTTGACGCTTGtgattttctctttcttttgctgTAATCATGTGTCAtacttttcaaaagaatgaTAATGATTCTTTTCCTAACAAAGAGGTATTCGAACACTATTTAAACTTGATCGCGCTCTCTAGAAAATGGAATAATGATTTGTATTCAACCATTCTGAAGAAGCTAAACATTTCTCTCACTGTAAGGAATCGGGCAATCGTACAACCTCGGAGCCAAGCATCTCAAACAACTAGCCAAGGCCACTGATAAGAAGTAAGTTTAAGATTCGTGCAGAGGAGGGTTGAGTGAAATAGAAACCACCCACGCGTTAAAAGTAcgaataaaaaatgcaaacggTTAAAAAAGAACAACTCGCAGTTTGCTTGTAACCTATGAACCGCTATCATGGTTCTGATCGCTAAAAAAATGATTGCTGGTTGAAAGACTTTGAAGTCGGAACTGGCTGAGGTTTGAATCCACCCGAATGGAACAATGCTAATTTAATTAATTGCATCACTCACGAGATAACAAttttctacagaaaaaaaaaatttattccacAGGAACTGGTGACTGAAACTCGTGCTTCCCGTTGTACTGTTACGCAGTGTTGCATATCCTCCACAGTTCTAGCGGATAAAATTCGAAATTCTTGTTCGTGAGTTGTCTTCCTCTTCCTTTTTAAAACCCTTCCATCCTCCCTTCGCTCCACCGTTATCATTTCCCGTTGTCTTGCAACCCACGGTTTCAGTCTTCTTCAAGAAAACGACGAAAAACGCTCGAAATAAGAATTCTTTGAAAACGTAGAATTGACTTGAATTCGTAATGAGTCAGCCCAAGGGAATCAGCAAACCCGGTGAATTTTAATCAACGAGTCTAGCTCTATCAATACTTACTTCCTGTCCTTCAGACCgtaaatgtttgtaaatattCTAAAAATTCATCTACTGACAATACACGAACCTACACGGTCACAGTTTCCTATGGGAGGTAAATCTAAATATGACAGCGAAATCACTACACCCTGCCGCCTTTTCAAGTCGGACTACTGCGTAGGCCTATTGTAAGTAATGCCTACCATCATTGTGTTTTATTGATATTCAATCTACTAGGCTTGGAAACCAGCGACAAATTATTTCCATTCCACCATATTTTTCTCGGAAAACGTACAATTTATGTAAGTTGATTTACATTGCGTATGCTGCTTCACCATTCCTGTTCGACGTTTCACGGAAAATTGATTGTTTTCAGTGAATGAGTGCAAAACTATCAATAACTGACGCGCGTTGGATTGACCTCCCAAATGAAAAGAACTGAATCATAGCCGAATGTAGTTTTTACTAAGGGGGGAAGCAAGCTCAATAGGGACGAAGTGTAAAATAAACTTCTCTATAGAAATGATCGCGTAAAATCAGAACTTAGTGTAATGGACGTGACGAAAACTAACAGTCGCATCTTCAATGCTCTGTGTCAGAATTTGACCAATCAAACCGCAAAACGGTTCATCCTGCTTTGCGTCACGAACGTCACGTTCGCGCGGCCGTTAGAgatttagccaatcagattacagatGGTGCAATTTATAATATGTTCTTCCTGTTTGTCTCACTTCACGCAGTTGAGAGACATTCTTTGGCTGTTAGACGAACCTTGGGACCACTGTACGGCAAAAAAGATTCTAGAAAGGTAAGTAAATCTTGAATACGTTTCTTTAccgaaatttcttttttgggaCTCCCGGATTCAAACCCGTGAATCGGCAAGGAAACCTTTTATGCACGAAATTTTCTTGATACATGCCTCGAGGCCTCTTACATTTGGAGGGGAAAGGATATTTTAagatctgttttgttttagtgCCTTGTTTGCATACAATTATGGACGGAAAGAGCTCACAATTTTCTAATAACATATTCAAGGGAAATGCTTAATCCACAATCTCAGCGCCTTTATCCATAATCTCTATTCATTTCTACTCCCATACAAGGTGTGTCATTATGAATGTATTTTACGTGATAATTTAACTCATGTAAGTCAAATTAAGCAACAATAGTAGTAAGAGGGCATAACATTACTCCAGTAATTTCTCgaacaaataagaaaacagtCAAAAAAACTAGCGATGACGATATTATTTCATGTCCTTTCAGTTTCTTGGTAAAATACTGGTACAGTTTAGCAACCGAATTAAAGAACTCTGCATTTTCGTTTTTAAAGCGGAAGTCTAAGCTAAACACTTCtcattttagatattttccgCAACTGGAATGGAAAACTGAAGTCCCTCTCGAAACAGCGTTCCTCGTCCGCTCTCGCGTTTTGTTGTACTTTCCTTTCAAAGTCTTccttaaaaaatcactttttttagAGAGAAATTTCTAGAGTTGTTGATTAGGTATCATCTGACGCACTTTGATGCCCTAGTCACCCCTTTTCAGCACGACCGACAGCCGTGACGGCGGCAAACATAGTTTGTGCACTGATCCACTTTCCGCAATAAAATACTTGCATTTATAGACAAACTGCGCTTTTCGATAACTTGATTTACGCTTTGTAGTTAGTTTGGATGACAAGGATAAAAAGTACAGACGTGCACGGAATAAATATAGGTTTTGTCTTAAACAGATGTTTTCATAGTCAGGAAATTTTACCACGTTTTATCTCGTgtcataaattattttaataggTGGTCTTGATTAACAGCCATTGAAACCAAAAGATGTGTTACGCTATAGCTTTCTTGGTcagtttttatgttttgaaCCAGTTTCTAGGAAGTCTATTTATCTTGCATGACTTTATATTCCTTACGTGTTTTATGACAAACCCTCCAAACGGAACGTTAGGGAGGGGAGTATGGGGGGAATATTTTAGACATGTATACAAGGTATTTTGGTATCTTTATGTTATAAAATTCAAATCGATCGTGTTTTCTGTAGTAAATTTACAGAGTTACAGAGTTACAGAGTTACAGAGGAAGAAAATTGCCTTGCCGTGAATTTTTCGTTGTTTTGAACAACGTACTCCTTACCCCTCCCTAAAGGAAGTCTTAAGATACTTGCTTGTTATGAAAGACATGACGTCATAGCACTATTCTCCAATCCTGTCGTTTCTACAAAGAGTATTATTTATAAGACTGATCAAATCCGCCCTCAACTTCCTTTGTAGATATTCGAGGTTTTCGCTTATGGCGTTGTGGTGGCGCTTATAGAAGAACTTTAATCTTCACTGTTATCATTTTCTGGAAAGTTTCCTTCGATTGAACATGGCGGACAACGATATTATCGAAGAAATTTGTGTTGGCCATGGAAAGCGTTCCCTCGTTGCCAGCTTGTTTCAGCGAATTATGCTCCTCTTCAGTGTGGATGTTCAATTCAGCTCGCCCGAGGAAAGCGCTGCTAAAAGTGGAACTCAGTGGCTAGCTTTAAAAGGAGAGAAGGACAATGTGGATAAGGCAAAGGTTAGTAGGAATTGCCGCTTGTGTTTGTGTCGTTTATAGCGCGTATCTTCGAGAGAAAAAATTCCTTCTTGCGAAACGCAACGAGAAGGTCACAAGGCTTTTTAAAACTTCCGCATTGAAATGAAAAGCTTAACGGCGAGTTTACGTGCGGTTGTCCTCTTAAAAGCTTGAATTTTGGAACTCTTATTCTGTCTTCTTCTGCTGGAAACATATTTTATTTCGATAGAAAGCATGCTTCTAGCCCAAAGTGCTCAACGGGTGAAATGCGAATCTCTGACAATCAAAGAGACGAAGTTAATTTCCCAGCTGCTTTCCTTCGGGTTTTctgaataaaattataattacattctttcaaagaaaagcgcaaaaaaaataagaaaacattgtGAGCGTGTGTTTATTGTGGGCCTTGCTTTTGGAAGCTTACATGGAATCTCTTTCCTTTCTAGGAATATGTTAAGTCCCTTTGTAATCCTGAGCTGGAGTTAGAAGTTCCGTTCAGCGAGCGCTTCTACGAAATTCTGTTTAAATCActtgatgaacttgaaaaaactACAAGTGCTGTGTTAAAGTTTACTTCACGAAACAGTTGTCATCTTCAAGGCAGTGCAGTGTCGGTTACGATGGCGCAGTCGGCGATTGAAGACAAGTTGCGTACACCTCCAACTTCGCATCCGCCAAGCGTGCCCGCCATCGAACCTCAATTGAGGGAATTTGCACGAAAGCTGGGCTATTCTAACCAAGTCATAGACCAGGCTGTCCAAAAGCTAGGACCTGATGTAAGTCAGAACACGCTTTTGAACGAACTTCTGAAAACAACTGCATCGTTGCCTTATCAAATTTCTGCTTCTGCACAACCCAAACCTACTTCAGCAATGGGTCCTTACCCTGTTAGGAGAGAAGTTGTGGCCAGGGGAGCGCCAAACACCTCTGCTCATGTGTTAAGGGCTGGCTATGAGAACCCCAGAGCTGCAGTACCTAGTGTTCAACACAGCTGGGAAAGAGATTTGATGGCAAAAGGGGCTTCTGCGATGCCTAGGCCAAACCATGAACTTTATCCCGAAGCTATTCCGAGAGGAACAAAAAGAGTTCTCGAACGTCCTCCTGATATAATTGCTAGAGGAGCAGGGCCTTCTGTTCCCCCTTTAATGCAGGTTCAGCCCTACAGTAACCCTGGACCATCTCCATATGAGAACCACAGAGAAGCAAGCAGCAGTGCTAGTGACAGACTTGACGAACAAGAACAACTGATGTATCAACAAATACTTGGTGCTAAGAAAGTTTCGGGGAATTCGTCTTCAAACTTAAGACCAGTGGTTATTGATGGGAGCAATGTTGCTATGAGGTGAGTAACTTCTGCTCAGTTTGGAAGgactttttattttaatgtagGTTTTCATATATCCATCAatacaaattttctttgattaaaGCAGTTGCAACATTTGAAAATCTTTGCGATTAGAATAGGTCATGATCAAGGTTTAGGGATTTACAAGACTGAAAAATGTGGCGGAATTGCGAAATTATTGGACTTTGTTTTAGTGGGAGAAAAAATGTGACATGCTGAAACAAgagagttttgttttgttgaaataAGATCTGTGAACAGGAAGCTAATTTGAATATACTCTGAGCATGAGCAGTTGTTTCAGAGCTTAAACAAGGTCAAATGTGTAATATTATCCTTGTGGTTGAGTAACTTCCTTTGTTGGGCAACATCCCTTGCACGACATATTGGTTTCGAACCAACACAGTTTTTCTGAAACTATTTTTTGAAGAGACTACTTAGTGCATTTTTGAAGATTAATTTTTGAGTCTGTCATTTGAATGTGAATTTGTTactcaaatataaaaaaatgtacaagtaaaagaaataaaatgagcTGATAGACAAGTTCCTGTTCCTGTTGATCTTACAATGGGTTTCTTTGTCATCTTGCATATGCAAATATGCTGGAATTTAGTTGTTATAAATAGCCAGAACATCCTCCTCAAATGATTATATACCAGATCAAATTAAACCTATCACTAAAGTACATAATAATAAAGTAGACTTTCATCTTTCTCTGTTCTGTTTTCtatacaaaaaattgaaatttttttcctttcttttgcacAGTCATGGAAGACAAGATATCTTTTCCTGTAGAGGCATTCAACTGTGTGTTGAGTGGTTTAGAGCAAGGGGACACAAAGAAATCACAGTTTTTGTGCCATTATGGCGGAAGGAAGCCTCACGTCCGGACAAACCCATTACAGATCAGGATATTCTGTACAGTCTTGAGCGTGATGGTATCCTAGTTTTCACTCCATCCAGGAAAGTGAATGGCAGAAGAATTGTTTGTTATGATGACCGCTTTATC
The sequence above is a segment of the Pocillopora verrucosa isolate sample1 chromosome 5, ASM3666991v2, whole genome shotgun sequence genome. Coding sequences within it:
- the LOC131790942 gene encoding endoribonuclease ZC3H12A-like gives rise to the protein MADNDIIEEICVGHGKRSLVASLFQRIMLLFSVDVQFSSPEESAAKSGTQWLALKGEKDNVDKAKEYVKSLCNPELELEVPFSERFYEILFKSLDELEKTTSAVLKFTSRNSCHLQGSAVSVTMAQSAIEDKLRTPPTSHPPSVPAIEPQLREFARKLGYSNQVIDQAVQKLGPDVSQNTLLNELLKTTASLPYQISASAQPKPTSAMGPYPVRREVVARGAPNTSAHVLRAGYENPRAAVPSVQHSWERDLMAKGASAMPRPNHELYPEAIPRGTKRVLERPPDIIARGAGPSVPPLMQVQPYSNPGPSPYENHREASSSASDRLDEQEQLMYQQILGAKKVSGNSSSNLRPVVIDGSNVAMSHGRQDIFSCRGIQLCVEWFRARGHKEITVFVPLWRKEASRPDKPITDQDILYSLERDGILVFTPSRKVNGRRIVCYDDRFIIKLAAETDGVVVSNDNFRDLTNENPKWRETIEQRLLMYSFVGDKFMVPDDPLGKHGPNLEDFLRKGSATHPRICPYLKKCTYGLKCRFYHPERDQETLNLKLERLVGIFGESVPEAAMRKAINDNPSANVTVLANILCDMGNGLSKH